The genome window ctggtggagggtgctgctgggtgctgggatgctggtgctgatattggggtgctggtggagggtgctggtgctgggtggtgctCGGTGCCAATAttggggtgctggtggagggtgctgatgggtgctggggtgctgctgggtgctggtgaAGGGTGTTGATTTGTGCTGATATTGGGGTGCTGATGtctgctggtgctgggatgctgctggctgctgatactggggtgctggtgctgggtgctgctgggtgctgatATTGGGGTGCTGATAGCgggtgctggtggtgggtgctggtgctgggtgatgATAttggggtgctgctggtggatgctgctgggtgctgctggctgctgaaactggggtgctggtgctgggatgctgctggctgctggaatgctgctggctgctgaaactgggatgctggtgctgggtgctgggtgctgctggctgccgaTACTGGGGTGCcggtgctggggtgctgctgggtgctaATGGCTGCTGAAactggggtgctgctgctgggtgctgctggctgccgatactggggtgctggtgctgggatgctgctgggtgctgctggctgctgatactgggatgctggtgctgggatgctgctgggtgctgggatgCTGATTTCTGCCGATACTGGGATGctggtgctgggatgctgctggctgctgggatgctgctggctgctgaaactgggatgctggtgctgggttgctgctgggtgctgctggctgccgatactgggatgctggtgctgggctgctgctggtgctgggctgctgctgggtgctgctggctgccgatactgggatgctggtgctgggctgctgctggtgctgggctgctgctggctgccgaTACTGGTGTGCCGGTGCTGGGTGCCGGTGGCGGGGCCTGCTcaccccttccctctccctcccccctctcTTTTCGGGGTGCACAGCCCAGGTGGAGGGTGCTAAGGAGGCCACGCCCTCGCCAGGCAGCAGCCAATCAGAAActgagctgcaggaaggaggCGGAGCTAATGTAGATGGTAAAGagccccccccatcccctccccagagCCGCAGGGtgtcccagtgtccccagtaGGGCCAGGGTCCCGTTTCCCAGCAAAGGGGGTGCTCTTGTGTCCCTCCAGGGGCACCGTGTCCCCTAAGGGGACGTGTGTCCCTGCCGGGGGGGCGGTGTCACTTGGGGGGACCTGTCCTTGttggggggggacgggacacaCAGAGACCTGTCCCCATGGCCAAGGTCACCCAGTGCCACCGCAGCCCCCACCGTGACCCAGAGGCAGCTGGAAACGGCTGGATCCTGACATGAAGGGGCACAACCTGCTGCCCCCtacatgggggggggggagcaagACCTCAGgcagacaccccccccctcccctccccgccccgggggcCACCAACACCCAGCCGAGCAGGTCCCGGCTCCGTTCACGCCGCTCGTCCCCTCTCCAGGCAACTACTTCTACGTCAGCATGCCCACGGGACCCCCCCAGCCAGACCCCGtgcccccctccagccccccgcGGGGCTCCCCGCAGGAGGCACCCCCCCGTCCCAGCCCTGCCGAGGGGTCCCCggaccccccagctcccctctgcGACGTGGACCTCATCTTCCGCACCATCGAGCAGCTGACGCTGAAGCTCAACAGGCTGAAGGtgagccccccgcccccccccgcccccgaaTACTGGGGAAagccgggggcggcgggggtgggggtcccagcaGGGGGGCACGGGCCTGGACCCCAAAGCTGTGCCCACCCCTCTGACCTGGCCCCCTTTCTCCCGGGCACCCCCCAGGCTGTGGAAACAGCCCACCGGGACCTGCTGCGGTCCCTGGGGCGCAGCTCCTCAGCCGATGCCACCCcgctggggggctcagccccggAGATGGACGGGTGGTCCCAGCGGCCCCCCAGCCCTGACAGTGACAGCCCCTTGTCCCGCGCCCTCCGGAGCCTGCAGGGCCCTGCCACCAACGCCCCAGGTAAGACCCACCCCCAGGCAGcgcttccctgccccccccccaatcccTTTGCCCCCCTGTCCCCCTCACCCCTTTCTCCCCATCTCTTCCAGGCTCCAGAGCCCCCCTCGCCGAGGACCCCGCTCGCAACACCGGCCTTTAGCCACAGTGgcgaggggggtgggggtggggtgggggggtgtctcttccccccccccagagtCGCTCAAAGCCGGGGAGCTGCCCGAGagcccccccgtgccccccaccccctgccgCGGGAGCCTCCCCCCAGACCGCCAGGGGCTTTGTCTGGAAGGAGGGAGCACAATCCAGCGGGGTCGGCAGCCGGGACCCCCCCTCACCCCTTCGCATGGCAGCCCCGGCTCggcgctccccgccccccctccccccccccccccgtgccccctcccccggccGCGAGAGCTGGATCTAGTCTGTATAAATGCACTTTGTTCTGTTCCTCTCCGTGCTgcggccccctccccgctgcctATAAATATGTACGTACGTGCCCCCCCCTCCTGTAAATAACCACcgccgcccccccagcccacgcCCGGGGGGCAGCCAGGGCGCCCCGAGCACCGGGCTCGCCGCCGGTGACAATCGGTGACCCgaggggggggctggggtgggggctggggtgcatcccacccctgctcccccccccctccctcctcccccccctcccccccagggGTCGCGGCCACCAGCGCTGGGGTGTCcgatatatatattatatataatagaGCCAAGACTGACCGGTTGCTGTTGGACGCTGTAgaatctggtttattttcttccttgccaCGGTAAagatttggattttattttattttattttattttattttttaaatagaaaaggcAAGACTCGAGGTGGCCTTTTGGGTGCCGCTGGGGACCGGCTAGGTGCCCggtgcttcctcctcctcctcctcctcctcacggCCCCGCGCTCCGGGCCACAGGTGCTGcggtggcagcagctcctgcagccgcGCCAAGGCCGGGCTGGCGGGAGGGATGCGGTTCTTCTGCGGGGGAGTGGGGCGTCAGGCTGTGCCCCACGGCGATGCCAGCCCCGTGGTGAAGCCAGCCCCATGGCGATGCCCCACCAGGTGCTCGTTGGTGACACCAGCCCCATGGCGATGCCCCACCATGTGCCCCACGGCAATGCCAGCCCCATTGGTGATGCCAGCCCCACGGCGATGCCCCACCATGTGCCCCATGGCGATGCCAGCCACGTGGCGATGCCCCACCATGTGCCCCATGGCGATGCCCCACCAGGTGCTCGGTGACACCAGCCCTGTGGCGATGCCCCACCACGTGGCCGTTGGCAATGCCAGCCCCATGGCCATGCCAGCCCCATGGTAAAGCCAGCCCCATGGTGATGCCCCTCCACATGCCCGTTGGCGATGCTAGCCCCATGGCGATGCCCCACCAGGTGCCTGTTGGCATATGCCAGCCCCATGGCGATGCCAGCCCCGTGGTGAAGCCAGCCCCATGGTATGCCCCACCACGTGCCAGCTGGCAATGCCAGCCCCACGGTGATACCGCACCACATGCCCCACGGCGGTGCCAGCCCGACGGTGATGCCCTCACCACGTGCCTGTTGGTGATGCCAGCCCTATGGTGAAGCCAGCCCCACGGCGATGCCTCACCGTGTGCCCATGGGTGATGCCAGCCCCACGGCGATGCCCCCACCACATGCCCATTGGTGatgccagccccacagcagtgccagccccaCGGCCCACCCGGCTCACCTCCAGGGAGAGGCAcagcagcccctcctgccccggcacctttggtttcttctcccgctgctgctcctccagcgCTGCCAGGAAGGCGCCGAGTCCCCGCTCGGTGACATGGTTGTCTGCGGAGGGACACGGGGGTCAGGGACAAGGTGTGGGGGGCCAGGGGAGGGATGAAGGGGTCCCCCCCCTCACTCACAGGCCAGGTTGAGGTTGAGGAGCGCCCGGTTCCCCGGCAGGATGACGCTGCCCTGGTGCTCCCTGGCCTCTGCCAGCAGCGGGTGAGGCAGCTCGGCCGGATCTGGCGTCTGGACACAGGGGGGTCCCCGAGGGACTGTGGGACCCCAGGGTCaggccccccctccccaccccatcccgCCGGTGCCCCCAAACCTCCAGGTTCGGCTTCTCCTGGCAGCGTGGTTTTGGATCTCTGCCGCGGGCAGCTCTTGGCTCCGgtgctgccgggggggggggagagcagggagggagctgagccaggcacagccccccccgtgcccccccagcccgtcGGACCCTCACTCACACTTCTTGcgctgcctgccctcctccttctgcagcagctcctgcaacGGGGTGAGCAGCTGTGGACCCCCTGCCGACCCCCTCCCCACGTACCGCAAAGCTGGAGGGGTAACTGAGGCACACCCTCGGGCACCCCCAAAGCCAGGCAGCCTGGGGGTACGCGGCAGCCGCCTGCTGGGCTTCCCTCCGCCCGCCTCGACCCCCGTATCAGCCGCCCACCTCCTCaccttttttttgggggggggtttgCCGTGCTTGGCCCAGGGCAGCTTGTCAGGGGCTGCGCTGGAAGGATCCTCACTCTGGCCCTTGGTCTCTTTTGGGGTCTGGGGGACAGAGGGGGGCtcagggtgctggcagccccctGGGAGCCTCCGACCTTTcccaggggtggggagggaacGTGCCCCCTTcaaaacggggggggggggggggggggggggggggtgtctcacCGTGCAGGACTGTCCCAGCGCCTCTGCCAGGAGCAGCCGCCTCCGCTCCACCACCTCGTCGTGCATCAGCGCGAAGGGTGCCAGGACCTGGCAGGCAGCGGGGTCGCACTCGGGGCAGggtcccaccccccccagccgcccacccccctgcccaggaCGTGGGGGGCACCCACCTCGGCCAGCCTGGTGGCCCCCACGTCACCGATGTCGTTGTTCTCCAGGGACAAGAAGAGGAGGGAGCGGTTCAAACGCAAGCCCTGTGGGGCAGCGGAGAGAGGggatgggtgctgggctgcagggtgctgggcccccaggcagccccccaaCACCCACCCTGGCGATGTAGGCAGCCCCCCAACACCCACCCTGGCGATGTAGGCAGCCCCCAGGTCCGAAATGCGGTTGAAGCTGAGGATGAGTGAGGCCAGGCTGCGGCCGGAGGGGCTCAGCGTGGAAAGACCCTTCCCGATGAGCCGAGCATCCTCGTCCCCGATGCGGTTGTTGCGCAGGGAGAGGTGAACCAGCCTGCGGGAtgcgctgggctgggctgcctgcactgggggggggtcccccaGCAGGCCACGGACCCgctgggggtcccgggggggctCGGTGGAGCGGGCAGAGGGATGAACGCGGCTCGATCCCACTCACGGGCTGTTGCTCCCCATCAGCGTGTGGAAGGCCGGTGTGGGCAGGGGGTTCCCCTCCAGGCTGAGGGTCCTGCGGAgcaaacaccccccccccgctggTATTCCCCATCCTCCCTGGCACCCCCCGGTTCCTCAATTAGCGGTAATTAGGAGCACGTACCGCAGGCGAGGACAGCGTGccagcagtgccaccagcaCCGGCAGCAGCCGCTCCGACAGCCCGACCTTCCAGAGGCTGCGGGGGACGAAGCATCAGGCCAGGGGATGTGTTGGTGTTTCGGGGGGCACCCTGCGGCCCCCCCCCGGCTCTgcccgtgccccccagccctgcctgcactcaCTGCACTGCCTGCAAGCCGGCCAGGGTGGGCAGGCACTGGCTCAGGACCCCCAGCATGGGCTCCTCCATCTTCCAGCCTGCCGGAGACGCGGAGGTCAAGGTCGCGTGATgggactggggtgggggggagaacCCCCAAATGTGGCCTCCCATAGGCTCATTTCAGGCTCCTCATCCCTGGGTGTCGGGGGGGACGCTGGGGGTCCCCAGGACCCACCTCGCAGGAAGACGGCGCGGGTGCTCCGGGGGTCCTGGGGCTCCCTCTCCACCTGGATGCAGGGCTGGAAGTAGCTGTACTTGCGCTCGATGCGGGCGAGGACCCCCACCAGCGTGGGCTCGGTGGGCTCCTCTGTAGGACAGGGGACGAGGGGAGGGTCGgggggtgctgccagcagccccctactcccccccccccagccccactcaccATCCGCAGGGAAGCTGGGGGACGGCCGGAGGGTGACTTTGGGGACGGTGGCCATGCCAGCGCGGGTGCAGAGCTCGGGGAAATCCTGCTCCAGGATCCCGCTGCAGCAGTACTcctctgggggggggggggaaggggggcatGATGGGGACCCCCAGatcccccccacaccccctgcgAGGGCTGGGAGCTCACCTGCGCCCTGCTCAGCCTTCCTCCCCGGGCTCTTCGTCTCCTCCGCAGCCGCCTTCTCCCGGGGtgcccgctccccccgccgcctcaTGGCCCTCAgctggggggcaccgggggggcTCAgcgccccccagcacccccagcacccacagccctgggcCAGGGGGTCCCTATGTGTGCAGGGGGGGACCCAGGGCCCTATGgtggtcccagggctgggggttCTATGGGAATCCAgttatggggggggggggggcgtcccagggctgggggcccTACAGGGATCCCTATGTGagtgggggggggtcccagggctgggggcctaCAGGGATCCATGCGGGGGGGcgtcccagggctgggggcccTACAGGGATCCCTATGTGGGGGGagggtcccagggctggggcccTACAGGGATCCCTATgtggggggggtcccagggctggggcccTACAGGGATCCCTATGTGAgtggggggggggtcccagggctgggggcctaCAGGGATCCCTATGTGAGTGGGGGGGGGGTCCAGGGCTGGGGGCCTACAGGGATCCATgcgggggggggtcccagggctggggcccTACAGGGATCCCTAtgtgggggggggtcccagggctgggggcctaCAGGGATCcatgcgggggggggggtcccagggctgggggcctaCAGGGATCCCTATGTGAgtggggggggggtcccagggctgggggcctaCAGGGATCCCTATGTGAgtggggggggggtcccagggctgggggcctaCAGGGATCCCTATGTGagtgggggggggtcccagggctgggggcctaCAGGGATCCCTATGTGAgtggggggggggtcccagggctggggcccTACAGGGATCCCTATgtggggggggtcccagggctggggcccTACAGGGATCCCTATGTGagtgggggggggtcccagggctgggggcctaCAGGGATCCCTATGTGAgtggggggggggtcccagggctgggggcctaCAGGGATCCATgcggggggggggtcccagggctggggcccTACAGGGATCCCTAtgtggggggggggtcccagggctgggggcctaCAGGGATCCTATgcggggggggggtcccagggctgggggcctaCAGGGATCCCTATGTGAgtggggggggggtcccagggctgggggcctaCAGGGATCCCTATGTGagtgggggggggtcccagggctgggggcctaCAGGGATCCCTATGTGagtgggggggggtcccagggctgggggcctaCAGGGATCCCTATGTGagtgggggggggtcccagggctgggggcctaCAGGGATCCCTATgtggggggggtcccagggctgggggcctaCAGGGATCCCTATgtgagtgggggggggggtcccagggctgggggcctaCAGGGATCcatgcgggggggggggtcccagggctggggcccTACAGGGATCCCTAtgtggggggggggtcccagggcgGGGGGCCTACAGGGATCCTATGCTgaggggggggggtcccagggctgggggcctaCAGGGATCCTATGTGagtgggggggggtcccagggctggggcctACAGGGATCCCTATGTGagtgggggggggtcccagggctgggggcctaCAGGGATCctatgggggggggggtcccagggctgggggcctaCAGGGATCCCTATGTGagtgggggggggtcccagggctgggggcctaCAGGGATCCATgcgggggggggtcccagggctggggcccTACAGGGATCCCTAtgtgggggggggtcccagggctgggggcctaCAGGGATCCATgcgggggggggtcccagggctgggggcctaCAGGGATCCCTATgtgagtggggggggggggtcccagggctgggggcctaCAGGGATCCCTATGGGGGGGAGGGTggtcccagggcagggggcactATGGGGGGGTCTCTAGGGGAGTCTCTGGAGGGGGTCCCTATGGAGGTCacgggggtgctggggctggggcccTCCGGGGGTCCCTAGGGTGGTCTCCCCGGGGTGATGGAGGGTCCCCGAGTTGGGTAGCCCCCATGGGGGTCTCTATAGGAGCCTCccttttgggggtgggggggttcaTGCCTGGGGTCTTCAGGGGCTGTTAGGGGGGGGCCCATGGGGGTCCCTACGCagccccccccggggggggccATGCCTGGAGGGGGGCCATGGGGGTCCCTCTGCGGTCTCCtttggggggggtcccaggttgggagggggtgggggccATGGGGGTCCCTACGCAGCCTCCCTGGGGGTCCCatgcctgggggggggggggtgtcccacGCGTGGGCCGTGACCTGCCTCCGCCGCTCCGCCCCTCCCCACCGGGCAGCGCCAGGGGCGGGGCCTcgggggggctgcggcgcgtgcgcggggcggggccgcgggggggcggggTTTCCGGGAGGGGCGAGGTCTCCGGGGGGCGGAGTCTccgggaggggcggggccgcccccaTGGCCACCCTGTGGCTGGAGCGGGTACGCACAGGGCAGcggcactgggagcactgggccGTCACTGGGCCCTTACTGGGGCCACCACTGAGCCCTTACTGGGGCCACCTCTGGGTTTTTACTGGGGCCGCCACTTGGGCCCCTACTGGTGCCATCACTTGGGCCCTTACTGGGGCTGCCACTTGGGCCCTTACTGGTGCCACCATTTAAGCCCTTGCTGGGGCAGTCACTGGGCCCTTACTGGGGCCACCACTGAGCCCTTACTGGGGCTGCCACTAGGCTCATACTGGGGCCATCACTTGGGCCCTTACTGGTGCTGGCACCGGGTTCTTACTGGTGCCATCACTGAGCCCTTACTGGTGCCATCACTTGGGTGCTTCCTGGGGCCAGTGAGTCCTTACTGGGGCAGTCACTGGGACCTTACTGGGGCCACCACTGAGCCCTTTACTGGGGCTGCCACTAGGCTTATACTGGGACCATCACTTGGTCCCTTACTGGTGCCGGCACTGGGTCCTTACTGGTGCCACCACTGGGCTCTTACTGGTGCCATCACTTGGGCGCTTACTGGGGCCAGTGGGCCCTTACTGGTGCCATCACAGGAGCGCACTATTTACTGGGCCTTTACTGGGCCCACCATGGACCATTACTGGGCTCAGGACTGGGACGTAACCACAGCCACCACTGGCCCTTACTGGGCCCATCGCTGgacccccccagttcccccagcccccccagccctgcggatcccccccagcacagaggcGCAGGCAGCCCGGCTCACACCGCACCCCTTTAttcagcccctgccccccccccgacccccccgaggacagggacagccccagggaccccccagcccctgcccccccccccaccccctcagcGGTCCTTCCTGCGCAGCGGCGGGGACGGGGGGTAGTGGCGGGCGGGGGGCACGTCGTAGTGGCTGGGGACGTGGCTGTTCTTGGGGGAGTCGTaatggctgggggggggcggcgggggtgACGCCTTCGGCCCCCTCGGggcagctctctgcagggaCAAGGAGATGCAAGGGGCTggccccccccccagggccacACAGCCCCTGTCACtgggtccctgtcccccccccagGGCCATGCAGCCCCCCTCACCAgggccgtgccccccccccagccatgcAGCCCCTGTCGCTGggtccctgccccccccccagggccaTGCAGCCCCCCTCACCAgggccgtgccccccccccagccatgcAGCCCCTGTCACTGGGTCTCTGTCCCCCCCCCAGGGCCATGCAGCCCCCCTCACCAG of Falco rusticolus isolate bFalRus1 chromosome 19, bFalRus1.pri, whole genome shotgun sequence contains these proteins:
- the LRRC71 gene encoding leucine-rich repeat-containing protein 71 isoform X3, whose protein sequence is MRRRGERAPREKAAAEETKSPGRKAEQGAEEYCCSGILEQDFPELCTRAGMATVPKVTLRPSPSFPADEEPTEPTLVGVLARIERKYSYFQPCIQVEREPQDPRSTRAVFLRGWKMEEPMLGVLSQCLPTLAGLQAVQTLSLEGNPLPTPAFHTLMGSNSPLVHLSLRNNRIGDEDARLIGKGLSTLSPSGRSLASLILSFNRISDLGAAYIARGLRLNRSLLFLSLENNDIGDVGATRLAEVLAPFALMHDEVVERRRLLLAEALGQSCTTPKETKGQSEDPSSAAPDKLPWAKHGKPPPKKKELLQKEEGRQRKKSPEPRAARGRDPKPRCQEKPNLETPDPAELPHPLLAEAREHQGSVILPGNRALLNLNLAYNHVTERGLGAFLAALEEQQREKKPKVPGQEGLLCLSLEKNRIPPASPALARLQELLPPQHLWPGARGREEEEEEEEAPGT
- the LRRC71 gene encoding leucine-rich repeat-containing protein 71 isoform X1, with translation MRRRGERAPREKAAAEETKSPGRKAEQGAEEYCCSGILEQDFPELCTRAGMATVPKVTLRPSPSFPADEEPTEPTLVGVLARIERKYSYFQPCIQVEREPQDPRSTRAVFLRGWKMEEPMLGVLSQCLPTLAGLQAVHLWKVGLSERLLPVLVALLARCPRLRTLSLEGNPLPTPAFHTLMGSNSPLVHLSLRNNRIGDEDARLIGKGLSTLSPSGRSLASLILSFNRISDLGAAYIARGLRLNRSLLFLSLENNDIGDVGATRLAEVLAPFALMHDEVVERRRLLLAEALGQSCTTPKETKGQSEDPSSAAPDKLPWAKHGKPPPKKKELLQKEEGRQRKKSPEPRAARGRDPKPRCQEKPNLETPDPAELPHPLLAEAREHQGSVILPGNRALLNLNLAYNHVTERGLGAFLAALEEQQREKKPKVPGQEGLLCLSLEKNRIPPASPALARLQELLPPQHLWPGARGREEEEEEEEAPGT
- the LRRC71 gene encoding leucine-rich repeat-containing protein 71 isoform X2 — encoded protein: MRRRGERAPREKAAAEETKSPGRKAEQGAEEYCCSGILEQDFPELCTRAGMATVPKVTLRPSPSFPADEEPTEPTLVGVLARIERKYSYFQPCIQVEREPQDPRSTRAVFLRGWKMEEPMLGVLSQCLPTLAGLQAVHLWKVGLSERLLPVLVALLARCPRLRTLSLEGNPLPTPAFHTLMGSNSPLVHLSLRNNRIGDEDARLIGKGLSTLSPSGRSLASLILSFNRISDLGAAYIARGLRLNRSLLFLSLENNDIGDVGATRLAEVLAPFALMHDEVVERRRLLLAEALGQSCTTPKETKGQSEDPSSAAPDKLPWAKHGKPPPKKKELLQKEEGRQRKKSPEPRAARGRDPKPRCQEKPNLETTMSPSGDSAPSWQRWRSSSGRRNQRCRGRRGCCASPWRRTASLPPARPWRGCRSCCHRSTCGPERGAVRRRRRRRKHRAPSRSPAAPKRPPRVLPFLFKK